In the Aneurinibacillus soli genome, one interval contains:
- a CDS encoding amino acid ABC transporter permease, with translation MEWDWGVVYEYRELFIRGFGYTILFTSVGVGVGTILGLLFGLGRLSNNVLLRWLSLGYITLFRGTPLFVQILIIHFAAIPEIWTAFIGGEPPGPVFSGFVALSLNAGAYIAEIFRAGIQSMDKGQMEAARSLGMNHRQAMRYIILPQAFKRMIPPLGNEFIALLKDSSLLAIIAAPEFAYAGYATAKSTFVRWPSYLTLAAGYLILTLIISRVVSYLEKRFRTAD, from the coding sequence ATGGAATGGGATTGGGGAGTCGTGTACGAATACCGTGAATTGTTTATTCGTGGTTTCGGATACACTATTTTGTTTACATCAGTTGGCGTAGGAGTCGGAACGATCCTTGGCTTACTGTTCGGACTTGGTCGGTTGTCTAATAATGTTTTGCTTCGCTGGCTCTCACTTGGTTACATCACATTGTTCCGTGGTACACCACTGTTTGTTCAGATTTTGATTATCCACTTTGCGGCCATTCCAGAGATCTGGACAGCTTTTATAGGAGGAGAACCGCCGGGGCCGGTGTTTTCCGGGTTTGTTGCGCTATCGCTGAACGCCGGAGCTTATATCGCGGAGATCTTCCGTGCGGGAATTCAGTCCATGGACAAAGGTCAGATGGAAGCTGCTCGTTCGCTCGGGATGAATCACCGTCAGGCGATGCGTTATATTATTTTGCCGCAAGCATTTAAGCGGATGATTCCTCCGCTTGGCAATGAGTTCATCGCTCTGCTTAAGGATTCATCACTCTTAGCGATTATTGCAGCACCGGAGTTTGCATATGCAGGGTATGCGACCGCGAAGTCTACGTTTGTCCGCTGGCCGTCTTATCTGACGCTTGCAGCAGGATATTTGATCCTGACGCTCATAATCTCCCGCGTGGTTAGCTACCTGGAAAAACGCTTCCGTACAGCTGATTAG
- a CDS encoding cold shock domain-containing protein, protein MMQGKVKWFNAEKGFGFIERENGDDVFVHFSAIQSEGFKSLEEGQSVEFEIVEGARGPQAANVIKL, encoded by the coding sequence CTGATGCAAGGTAAAGTGAAATGGTTTAATGCTGAAAAAGGTTTTGGCTTCATCGAACGTGAAAATGGAGACGATGTATTCGTACATTTCTCTGCGATCCAATCTGAAGGTTTCAAATCGCTGGAAGAAGGCCAAAGCGTTGAGTTCGAAATCGTTGAAGGCGCTCGTGGACCACAAGCAGCGAACGTTATTAAGTTGTAA
- the hpf gene encoding ribosome hibernation-promoting factor, HPF/YfiA family, whose amino-acid sequence MQYNTRGENIEVTPALRDYVEKKIGRLERYFEEATAFSCNVTMRVQRGEHTVEVTIPMPGVILRAEDTNNDMYAAIDLVVEKLERQIRKHKTKVNRRNRQTGAGAVFLDVEPVFAAREDEHEEEDAIQIVRTKRFNLKPMDVEEAVLQMDMIGHNFFVFQNGETDGVNVVYRRKDGRYGLIEPESV is encoded by the coding sequence ATGCAATACAACACCCGTGGTGAAAATATTGAAGTCACTCCTGCACTTCGAGACTATGTAGAGAAGAAGATTGGGCGCCTGGAGCGCTACTTCGAAGAAGCAACAGCATTCAGCTGCAACGTCACCATGCGCGTTCAGCGCGGTGAGCATACCGTGGAAGTAACCATTCCAATGCCGGGGGTCATTCTCCGGGCGGAAGATACGAACAACGATATGTATGCGGCCATTGATCTGGTGGTTGAGAAATTAGAACGCCAGATCCGTAAGCATAAAACAAAAGTAAACCGCAGAAACCGTCAGACTGGAGCAGGAGCTGTGTTCCTGGATGTGGAGCCGGTATTTGCGGCACGGGAAGACGAGCATGAGGAAGAAGATGCCATCCAGATCGTCCGCACCAAGCGTTTTAACTTAAAGCCGATGGATGTGGAAGAAGCTGTTCTCCAGATGGATATGATCGGTCACAATTTCTTCGTATTCCAGAATGGGGAAACCGATGGTGTCAACGTGGTGTACCGCCGCAAAGATGGACGCTACGGCCTAATCGAACCGGAAAGTGTATAA
- the secA gene encoding preprotein translocase subunit SecA, whose protein sequence is MLGILKKIIGDSNERDVKKLYKRVEKINALEPAIQALSDEELRGKTDEFKQRLANGETLDDILYEAFAVCREAGRRVHSMRHYDVQLIGGMVLHEGKIAEMRTGEGKTLVATLPVYLNALAGRGVHVITVNEYLAARDAEEMGQIYNFLGLTWAVNLNGMSPDEKRAAYAADITYGTNNEFGFDYLRDNMVLYKEQMVQRPLYYCMVDEVDSILVDEARTPLIISGEAEKSTELYKVAARFAQRLQEEKHYTIDIKANSVAMTEAGVAEVERAFNIDNLYDNDHILLNHHVNVALKARALMKRDIDYVVDNGEIVIVDEFTGRLMQGRRYSDGLHQAIEAKEGLVVQNESMTLATITLQNYFRMYEKLGGMTGTAKTEEEEFQKIYGLYVVVVPTNKPVIREDKPDAIYKSEQGKYRAVVEDVEKHYKLGRPVLVGTTSIEKSELIASLLKRKGIPHEVLNAKQHAREAEIVSMAGRKGAITIATNMAGRGTDIKLGEGVAEIGGLHIIGTERHESRRIDNQLRGRAGRQGDPGSSQFFISLQDELMRKFGAENIMGMMDRLGMEEDMPIESRMVSRAIEASQKRVEGANFDMRRNVLQYDDVMNQQRTVIYKQRLDVLEAETLRDVVIGMIMSHVERLVDIHCPDEVVEEEWELDALLAHCNGSFLHEGQLDKKDIWGKDREEIIALFRELVERLYTERESLMDEAEFREFEKVVVLRAVDSKWMDHIDAMDQFRQGIHLRAYGQTDPLREYQMEGFEMFNEMIATIEEEVATYIMKATIGNNLERQEVAKGQAIISSDEPAPKKPQRRQEPKVGRNDPCYCGSGKKHKNCCGQED, encoded by the coding sequence ATGCTGGGAATACTCAAGAAGATTATCGGAGATTCCAATGAGCGTGATGTCAAGAAATTGTACAAGCGCGTCGAAAAAATTAATGCGCTCGAACCTGCGATTCAGGCGCTGAGCGATGAAGAGCTTCGCGGTAAAACAGACGAATTCAAACAGCGTCTGGCAAACGGCGAAACGTTAGATGATATTTTGTATGAAGCATTTGCGGTGTGTCGGGAAGCGGGCCGTCGTGTACACAGCATGCGCCATTATGATGTGCAGTTGATTGGTGGCATGGTGCTTCATGAAGGGAAGATCGCAGAGATGCGTACCGGTGAGGGGAAAACCCTCGTAGCGACACTCCCGGTTTATTTGAATGCACTGGCAGGCCGAGGTGTACATGTAATCACAGTCAATGAATACCTGGCGGCACGTGATGCGGAAGAGATGGGGCAGATCTATAACTTCCTCGGCCTGACCTGGGCCGTCAATCTGAACGGCATGTCACCGGATGAGAAGCGTGCAGCGTATGCGGCCGATATCACATACGGTACGAACAATGAATTCGGGTTTGATTACTTGCGCGATAACATGGTGCTGTATAAAGAACAGATGGTACAGCGTCCGCTGTATTATTGTATGGTCGATGAGGTGGACAGCATTCTCGTCGATGAAGCACGGACTCCACTGATTATCTCCGGGGAAGCGGAGAAATCAACGGAGCTGTATAAGGTGGCGGCGCGATTTGCGCAGCGCTTGCAGGAAGAGAAGCACTACACGATTGATATTAAAGCGAACTCGGTTGCTATGACAGAAGCGGGCGTGGCGGAAGTGGAACGCGCGTTTAATATTGATAATCTGTATGACAATGACCACATTTTGCTCAATCACCATGTGAACGTTGCACTGAAGGCGCGTGCGCTGATGAAGCGGGATATTGATTATGTTGTCGATAACGGCGAGATCGTCATTGTCGATGAGTTCACGGGTCGTCTCATGCAGGGTCGTCGCTATAGCGATGGTTTGCATCAAGCGATTGAGGCTAAAGAAGGACTGGTTGTGCAGAATGAAAGCATGACCCTGGCAACGATTACGCTGCAGAACTACTTCCGGATGTATGAGAAGCTGGGCGGCATGACTGGTACAGCGAAGACAGAGGAAGAAGAGTTCCAGAAAATTTATGGTTTGTATGTCGTAGTTGTTCCGACGAATAAGCCCGTGATTCGGGAAGATAAGCCGGATGCGATCTATAAGTCTGAGCAGGGTAAATACCGTGCCGTAGTAGAAGATGTAGAGAAACATTACAAGCTGGGTCGTCCGGTGCTTGTTGGGACTACATCCATTGAGAAATCAGAGTTGATCGCAAGCCTGCTGAAACGCAAAGGCATTCCGCATGAGGTACTGAATGCGAAGCAGCATGCGCGTGAAGCGGAAATCGTATCGATGGCTGGTCGCAAAGGTGCTATTACGATTGCAACCAATATGGCGGGACGCGGTACGGACATTAAGCTGGGCGAAGGTGTAGCAGAAATAGGCGGTCTTCATATTATAGGTACGGAACGTCACGAAAGCCGCCGGATTGATAACCAGCTGCGTGGTCGTGCCGGTCGTCAGGGGGACCCTGGTTCCTCTCAGTTCTTCATCTCGCTTCAGGATGAGCTGATGCGCAAGTTCGGTGCGGAGAACATCATGGGCATGATGGATCGTCTGGGTATGGAAGAAGATATGCCGATTGAGAGTAGAATGGTATCGCGTGCCATCGAAGCTTCCCAGAAGCGTGTAGAGGGTGCGAACTTCGATATGCGCCGCAATGTCCTTCAATATGACGATGTGATGAACCAGCAACGTACGGTCATTTACAAACAGCGTCTGGATGTACTCGAAGCCGAAACGCTGCGTGATGTGGTCATCGGGATGATCATGTCGCATGTGGAACGTCTGGTCGATATACATTGCCCGGATGAAGTGGTCGAGGAAGAATGGGAACTGGATGCGCTGCTTGCGCATTGTAACGGATCGTTCCTACATGAAGGACAGCTGGATAAGAAAGACATCTGGGGCAAAGACCGGGAAGAGATCATTGCGTTGTTCCGCGAACTGGTTGAGCGGCTGTATACGGAGCGCGAATCGCTTATGGATGAAGCAGAATTCCGCGAGTTCGAGAAGGTTGTCGTGCTGCGTGCGGTCGACAGCAAATGGATGGATCACATCGATGCGATGGATCAATTCCGTCAGGGTATCCACCTGCGTGCATACGGTCAGACCGATCCGCTGCGTGAATACCAGATGGAAGGCTTCGAGATGTTCAATGAAATGATTGCGACCATTGAAGAAGAAGTGGCCACGTACATTATGAAAGCAACCATCGGCAATAACCTGGAGCGCCAGGAAGTGGCGAAGGGGCAGGCGATTATTTCGTCTGATGAACCGGCACCGAAAAAGCCGCAACGCCGACAGGAGCCAAAAGTCGGACGCAATGATCCGTGCTACTGCGGCAGTGGCAAGAAGCACAAAAACTGCTGCGGGCAGGAGGACTAA
- the prfB gene encoding peptide chain release factor 2 (programmed frameshift) — protein MPLTEAKQQMSAIGKRLTEIRGSLDLPGKQKQIAALEEKMAFPNFWDDNDAAQKVIGEVNVLKDAVTSIEGMEAEYEDIQVMMDLVAEEDDESLIPDIVESVQSLQTRLTDYELQLLLNQPYDKRNAILELHPGAGGTESQDWAEMLLRMYTRWADKQGYKVETLDYLPGDEAGVKSVTLSIKGHNAYGYLKAEKGVHRLVRISPFDSSGRRHTSFVSCDVMPEIDDDITIEVRPDEIKVDTYRASGAGGQHINTTDSAVRITHVPTGVVVTCQNERSQIKNRERAMKMLRSKLYEREIARQEEEAAQLRGEQKEIGWGSQIRSYVFHPYSMVKDHRTSKESGNVQAVMDGDITPFIDAYLRQQLHRE, from the exons ATGCCGTTAACGGAAGCAAAACAGCAGATGTCAGCCATCGGCAAACGTCTGACGGAAATTAGGGGGTCTCTT GACCTCCCTGGCAAACAAAAACAGATCGCAGCGCTAGAAGAAAAAATGGCATTTCCGAACTTCTGGGATGATAACGATGCCGCCCAGAAAGTCATCGGAGAAGTGAATGTGCTTAAAGATGCGGTGACATCCATTGAAGGCATGGAAGCTGAATATGAAGATATTCAGGTGATGATGGATCTCGTCGCCGAAGAGGATGACGAATCCCTCATCCCGGACATTGTGGAGTCGGTGCAAAGTTTACAAACGCGCCTTACAGACTATGAGTTGCAGCTGCTTCTCAATCAGCCGTATGATAAGCGAAATGCCATTCTTGAGCTGCACCCTGGTGCGGGCGGCACTGAGTCGCAGGACTGGGCGGAGATGCTTTTGCGCATGTATACGCGCTGGGCGGATAAGCAAGGCTATAAGGTGGAAACACTTGACTATCTGCCGGGCGATGAGGCTGGTGTGAAGAGTGTGACGCTTTCGATCAAGGGCCATAATGCATATGGGTACTTGAAAGCGGAAAAAGGTGTGCACCGTCTGGTTCGCATTTCCCCGTTTGATTCATCAGGTCGTCGTCATACGTCCTTTGTGTCGTGTGATGTGATGCCAGAGATTGATGACGACATTACAATCGAGGTACGACCGGATGAGATCAAAGTCGACACATACCGGGCCAGTGGTGCGGGTGGTCAGCACATCAATACGACCGATTCAGCGGTTCGGATTACGCACGTGCCGACTGGAGTCGTTGTAACCTGCCAGAACGAGCGTTCTCAGATTAAGAACCGGGAGCGTGCCATGAAAATGCTTAGGTCAAAGTTGTATGAACGCGAGATTGCACGGCAGGAAGAAGAAGCGGCACAGTTGCGTGGGGAGCAGAAGGAAATTGGCTGGGGCAGTCAGATTCGTTCGTATGTGTTCCATCCGTACAGTATGGTCAAAGACCACCGAACGAGCAAAGAAAGTGGCAATGTGCAAGCAGTTATGGACGGGGATATTACCCCGTTTATTGACGCATACTTGCGTCAGCAACTGCATCGCGAGTAA
- a CDS encoding YitT family protein, with protein sequence MQATRTKRSMRSEPAAWVVMLREYVLLTVGAFLVAVAFNLFLNAFQIASGGVSGISIIVSHLFGIKPAYTQWVFNFLFIILGFFTLGRQFGVKAIYGTFILPLFVLMTEGWHTITHEPLLAALYGGVGVGVGIGLVFRANASTGGTDLIAQIIHKYMGISLGVAVLAIDGFVVLTAAFVFGPEKALYALITLFVTGRTVDAVQMGLGYAKMAFIISEKRDEIRDAILYEMDRGVTRLSAHGGYTDEERPVLMCVVNQNQLGRLKTIVRQCDPNAFVIVSETHEVLGEGFRRN encoded by the coding sequence ATGCAGGCAACAAGAACAAAGCGATCGATGAGATCGGAGCCTGCTGCATGGGTAGTCATGTTGCGCGAGTATGTGCTACTGACAGTTGGTGCGTTTCTCGTCGCTGTGGCGTTCAATCTGTTTCTTAATGCGTTTCAGATTGCGTCCGGCGGCGTGAGCGGCATCAGTATTATTGTTAGTCACCTGTTCGGCATTAAGCCTGCCTATACGCAGTGGGTATTTAACTTTTTGTTTATTATTCTGGGTTTTTTCACGCTGGGTCGTCAGTTTGGGGTTAAGGCGATTTATGGTACCTTTATTTTGCCACTGTTCGTATTGATGACGGAAGGATGGCATACGATTACACATGAGCCGCTTCTCGCTGCCTTGTATGGTGGCGTGGGTGTTGGTGTGGGAATCGGACTTGTCTTTCGGGCGAATGCCTCTACAGGCGGTACCGATTTGATTGCCCAGATTATACATAAATATATGGGCATCAGCCTGGGAGTAGCTGTGCTCGCCATTGACGGCTTTGTGGTATTGACAGCGGCGTTTGTATTCGGCCCGGAAAAGGCGCTGTATGCACTGATCACGCTGTTTGTAACGGGCCGGACGGTAGACGCAGTCCAGATGGGCCTTGGCTACGCCAAAATGGCATTTATTATTTCAGAAAAGCGTGATGAAATTCGGGATGCGATTTTGTATGAGATGGATCGCGGCGTCACGCGCCTGTCCGCGCACGGAGGGTATACGGATGAAGAACGTCCGGTTCTGATGTGTGTGGTGAATCAAAATCAACTGGGACGTTTGAAAACAATCGTCCGGCAGTGTGATCCGAACGCTTTTGTCATCGTAAGTGAGACACATGAAGTGCTCGGGGAAGGCTTCCGGCGAAATTAA
- a CDS encoding transketolase: MSILTQEQTAQLTQHAGNIRQEIVKMVAAANSGHPGGSLSAADILTVLYFHEMSVDPNQVDNPDRDRFVLSKGHASPVLYATLAEKGYLPKEELKTFRKLNSRLQGHPSKKLLPGVEQSTGSLGQGLSSANGMALAARLDKRDSRVYVVMGDGEIQEGMVWEAAMAAGHYKLDNLVAFVDYNHLQIDGNVEDIMNVHPVDEKFRAFNWHVITIDGHDLEQIAAALAEARTVKGKPTCIVANTVKGKGVSYMENNCGWHGTAPNEEQLAQALTELCGQGGNK; encoded by the coding sequence TTGAGTATACTTACGCAAGAGCAAACCGCGCAGCTGACACAGCATGCAGGTAACATCCGCCAGGAAATCGTTAAGATGGTAGCGGCAGCGAATTCCGGTCACCCGGGTGGTTCTCTGTCAGCAGCAGATATTCTGACTGTGTTGTATTTCCACGAGATGAGTGTTGATCCAAATCAGGTTGATAACCCGGATCGTGACCGTTTTGTCCTGAGTAAAGGACATGCAAGCCCGGTTCTGTATGCGACACTGGCTGAAAAAGGCTACCTGCCAAAAGAGGAACTCAAAACATTCCGTAAGCTAAATTCCCGTCTGCAAGGTCACCCAAGCAAAAAGCTGCTTCCAGGTGTAGAGCAAAGCACAGGTTCCCTCGGTCAGGGGCTGTCATCTGCGAATGGTATGGCGCTGGCTGCTCGGCTGGACAAGCGCGATTCCCGCGTATATGTTGTGATGGGTGACGGAGAAATTCAAGAAGGCATGGTATGGGAAGCAGCAATGGCTGCTGGCCATTACAAGCTGGATAATCTCGTTGCTTTCGTGGATTACAACCACCTGCAGATTGATGGAAATGTAGAAGATATTATGAACGTACATCCGGTTGACGAGAAGTTCCGTGCGTTTAATTGGCATGTGATTACAATCGATGGCCATGATCTGGAGCAGATTGCGGCTGCACTCGCAGAAGCACGTACAGTAAAAGGAAAGCCGACCTGTATCGTAGCTAATACGGTAAAAGGTAAAGGCGTTTCGTATATGGAAAACAACTGTGGCTGGCACGGCACAGCGCCGAATGAGGAGCAGCTGGCGCAGGCGCTGACAGAACTGTGTGGTCAGGGAGGGAATAAGTAA
- a CDS encoding transketolase family protein: MSNETAKKIATRDAYGQALVELGHENKDIVVLDADLAKSTKTADFAKAFPERFFDVGIAEANMIGMAAGLAASGKIPFASTFALFGSLRVADMVRNSVCYPNLNVKIAVTHQGLTLGEDGASHQAVEDVALMRAIPNMTVIMPADATETKKAIHAAANTYGPMYIRMGRPSVPVLFDDSYEFEIGKGVQICEGNDMAIIATGVMVHIAVAAAEQLAKEGIQARVINMATIKPIDADIIVKAARETKGIVTAEECNIYGGLGAAVAEVLCEQHPAKLRRVGVEDTFGESGTPDELLQKYGLTAENIVAKAKELL, from the coding sequence ATGAGTAACGAGACAGCAAAGAAAATCGCGACCCGTGACGCTTACGGCCAGGCGCTTGTAGAACTCGGCCATGAAAATAAAGATATCGTTGTACTTGACGCCGATCTGGCAAAATCGACCAAAACAGCAGACTTCGCGAAAGCATTCCCGGAACGTTTTTTTGATGTAGGGATTGCGGAAGCGAACATGATCGGAATGGCAGCTGGGCTTGCGGCATCCGGTAAAATCCCGTTTGCGAGCACATTCGCGCTTTTCGGTTCACTGCGTGTAGCGGATATGGTTCGTAACTCAGTGTGCTACCCGAATCTGAATGTGAAAATCGCGGTTACTCACCAGGGTCTGACTCTTGGCGAAGACGGCGCTTCTCATCAGGCAGTCGAGGATGTAGCGCTCATGCGTGCGATTCCGAATATGACAGTGATTATGCCGGCTGATGCAACCGAAACGAAAAAAGCGATTCATGCGGCAGCGAATACATATGGCCCGATGTACATTCGGATGGGCCGTCCGAGCGTTCCGGTGCTGTTCGATGACAGCTATGAGTTCGAGATCGGAAAAGGCGTGCAAATTTGTGAAGGAAACGATATGGCGATCATCGCAACGGGCGTGATGGTTCATATCGCAGTTGCAGCAGCTGAACAGCTTGCAAAAGAAGGCATCCAGGCGCGTGTCATTAACATGGCAACAATCAAGCCGATTGATGCAGACATTATCGTAAAAGCCGCTCGTGAAACGAAAGGGATCGTAACAGCGGAAGAGTGCAACATCTATGGCGGTCTCGGTGCGGCTGTAGCGGAAGTGCTGTGCGAGCAGCATCCGGCTAAACTCCGCCGTGTTGGTGTGGAAGATACGTTTGGTGAATCCGGTACACCGGATGAGCTTCTTCAGAAATACGGTCTGACAGCAGAGAATATTGTGGCGAAGGCGAAAGAGCTGCTTTAG
- a CDS encoding MbeD/MobD family mobilization/exclusion protein, whose translation MEDMLKQILVEMQSMKQEMNQRFDHVDKQFDELNHKLEVIREQTASNSEMYSPVADVQKQVDELSTDVKLIKRAITNQ comes from the coding sequence ATGGAGGATATGTTAAAGCAGATCCTTGTGGAAATGCAAAGCATGAAACAAGAGATGAATCAACGGTTTGATCACGTCGACAAGCAGTTTGACGAACTAAATCACAAGTTAGAAGTAATTCGAGAACAAACAGCATCCAATAGCGAGATGTACTCTCCAGTTGCAGATGTACAAAAACAAGTAGACGAACTGTCTACGGATGTAAAACTAATCAAACGTGCTATAACGAATCAATGA
- a CDS encoding c-type cytochrome, whose translation MKKSMMIASFLLVIALAVGCGVAKSDNPGNKPAAQAPAGNTSGGAAGKTGGSATDGVHAEAQKMYQAKCTACHGQDMKGGAGPALMQVGSRYKSADEIKTILMKGKDGMPGGLVSEEEAKKLSDWLMTMK comes from the coding sequence ATGAAGAAGTCCATGATGATAGCAAGTTTTCTTCTTGTTATCGCACTGGCTGTGGGTTGTGGCGTTGCGAAGAGCGACAATCCAGGCAATAAGCCGGCTGCACAAGCTCCGGCAGGCAATACAAGCGGAGGTGCAGCAGGGAAGACAGGTGGAAGCGCTACGGATGGTGTTCATGCTGAGGCGCAGAAAATGTACCAGGCCAAATGCACAGCCTGCCACGGTCAAGACATGAAAGGTGGGGCAGGTCCAGCTCTTATGCAGGTCGGAAGTCGCTACAAAAGCGCGGATGAAATCAAAACGATCTTGATGAAAGGTAAGGATGGCATGCCGGGTGGGCTTGTGAGCGAGGAGGAGGCAAAGAAGCTGTCAGATTGGTTGATGACGATGAAATAA
- the argC gene encoding N-acetyl-gamma-glutamyl-phosphate reductase: MNISIIGASGYSGAELIRLLLQHPEANITAIYSNSQAGKAIQDVYPHLNHIFTEQLETIDCAKIQAEADVVFIATPSGVSSKLTPALLNGKIRIIDVSGDLRLETPELYKEWYGKEPITQNYLDQAVYGLSEWSAAAIADAKLLANPGCYPTATLLSLLPLLNEGLIDGKSIIVDAKSGVTGAGRGASLGTHFCEVNESIAAYKVGKHQHTPEIEQTLRKLTGRDALISFTPHLVPMNRGILATSYATLAEGVTTEQVAAAFSKAYEGKPFVRLRPGAYPKTKEVTGSNYCDIAWHIDGRVGRIVLLSVIDNVVKGAAGQAVQNMNIMFGLPETTGLAFTPVYP, translated from the coding sequence GTGAATATTTCGATTATCGGAGCGAGCGGCTATAGCGGAGCCGAGCTGATTCGCCTGCTTCTTCAGCACCCGGAAGCGAACATTACTGCGATTTACTCCAATTCACAGGCGGGCAAAGCAATCCAGGATGTGTATCCGCACTTGAATCATATTTTTACCGAGCAGCTGGAGACAATTGATTGTGCCAAAATTCAGGCGGAAGCAGATGTCGTGTTTATTGCGACACCATCCGGCGTTAGCAGCAAGCTGACACCTGCGCTCCTGAACGGGAAAATCCGGATTATCGACGTGTCCGGGGATTTGCGGTTAGAAACACCGGAACTATATAAAGAGTGGTACGGCAAAGAGCCGATTACGCAGAACTACCTCGATCAGGCGGTATATGGATTGTCTGAATGGAGTGCAGCGGCCATTGCCGATGCGAAGCTGCTAGCGAACCCTGGGTGCTATCCGACAGCAACACTTCTGAGCTTACTGCCGCTCCTGAACGAAGGGCTGATCGATGGGAAATCCATTATCGTAGATGCCAAATCCGGCGTGACGGGTGCTGGACGTGGGGCGTCTCTTGGTACGCATTTCTGTGAAGTGAATGAAAGCATCGCTGCGTATAAGGTAGGGAAGCACCAGCATACACCGGAGATTGAGCAGACGCTCCGTAAGCTGACAGGTCGGGACGCGCTGATCTCCTTCACACCACATCTGGTGCCGATGAATCGGGGCATTCTTGCTACGTCTTACGCGACACTTGCAGAAGGCGTGACCACCGAGCAGGTCGCAGCGGCGTTTAGCAAGGCATACGAAGGCAAGCCGTTTGTGCGGTTGCGTCCAGGCGCATATCCCAAAACAAAAGAAGTAACAGGCTCGAATTATTGCGACATCGCGTGGCATATTGACGGGCGGGTGGGGCGTATCGTGCTGCTGTCCGTCATTGATAACGTCGTGAAAGGGGCTGCCGGCCAGGCAGTGCAAAATATGAACATCATGTTTGGACTTCCGGAAACAACCGGACTTGCATTTACCCCGGTCTATCCATAA
- the argB gene encoding acetylglutamate kinase: protein MGNQLVIKCGGSTLEQLPASFYEDLTALQQGETNVVIVHGGGPAISNTLKQMGIEPHFIDGLRVTDAPTLKVAKMVLIGDTNKRVVTSIQQAGGRAAGISGIDGQTIRVTQGPEHLGFVGEIQRVEPALIEALSGAGMVPVIAPLGVDETGQVYNINADTAAGAVAGALGVGQLVMVTDVPGVMQEIDGVKQVLPQLDRTQIEALIADGVIYGGMIPKVRAALDALGQQVEEVLIINGYEPGILRKVAAGEAVGTKIVAEGKVEHA from the coding sequence ATGGGAAATCAGCTTGTAATCAAATGTGGCGGCAGCACGCTAGAACAGCTGCCTGCCTCTTTTTATGAAGATCTAACTGCCCTTCAGCAGGGAGAGACAAACGTTGTGATCGTACATGGTGGCGGTCCGGCGATTTCAAATACATTAAAACAAATGGGCATTGAACCACATTTCATCGACGGCCTACGTGTGACCGATGCACCGACCCTGAAAGTAGCAAAAATGGTGCTGATCGGAGATACAAACAAGCGGGTTGTGACAAGCATCCAGCAGGCGGGAGGTCGCGCAGCAGGCATCAGCGGCATCGACGGTCAGACAATCCGAGTGACACAAGGACCGGAACATCTCGGATTTGTGGGGGAGATTCAACGTGTGGAGCCTGCGCTTATCGAAGCGCTGAGCGGAGCAGGGATGGTTCCTGTCATTGCACCGCTGGGTGTGGATGAAACGGGGCAGGTGTACAACATTAATGCGGATACTGCAGCGGGCGCGGTTGCTGGGGCACTCGGCGTAGGGCAGCTTGTTATGGTGACGGATGTGCCAGGTGTCATGCAGGAGATTGATGGTGTGAAGCAGGTGCTCCCGCAGCTTGATCGAACGCAGATTGAAGCGTTGATTGCGGATGGTGTGATCTATGGCGGTATGATTCCAAAGGTGCGGGCAGCACTCGATGCGCTCGGTCAACAGGTGGAAGAAGTGCTGATTATTAACGGCTATGAACCGGGTATTTTACGGAAGGTGGCAGCAGGTGAGGCTGTCGGAACCAAAATTGTGGCGGAAGGCAAGGTGGAACACGCATGA